GCACGCCGTACCACATGTCGATGTTGTCGGTGGGAATCCCGGCCTCGGCGAGCGCCGGCACATCGGGCAACTGCGGCAGCCGCTTGCTGCTGCCGGTGGCGATGGCCTTGAGCTTGCCGACCTGGATGTGCTGCAGCGCCACGTGCACCGGCAGGAACATGTAGTCGATGCGCCCGCCCAGCAGGTCGGTCACCGCGCCGGCCGTGCCCTTGTAGGGCACATGCAGCAGGTCGGTACCGGTGCCCTGCATCAGGAGCGCCATCGACAGGTGATGCGGCGTGCCGACGCCCGGCGTGGCGTAGGTCAGCTTGGCCGGCTCCGCCTTGGCCGCGCTCACCATCTGGGCGACCGATGTCGCCTTCTGCACGTTGGGGTTGGTCACCAGCAGCAGTGTGCCCCACGAGGTGAGCGACACCGGCGCGAAGTCGGCCACGGGGTCGTAGCTCAGCGACTTGTAGAGGCTGCGGTTCATCACCAGCGTGTTGACTTGCACCATCAGCGTGTAGCCGTCGGGCTTGGCGCGCGCCACTTTCTCGCTGCCGATGTTGCCGCTCGCGCCCGCGAGGTTCTCCACGATCACCGGTTGGCCCAGCAGCGCCGGGAGCCGGGCCGAGAGTTGGCGCGCCACGAGGTCGATGCCGGTGCCGGGCGTGTAGGGCACGACGAGCGTGATCGGCTGGTCGGGCCACGCATGGGCCGCTGCTGCGCTTGCCGCGACGAGCAGGGTGGTGAGGGTCCTGGCAATGAATCGCATGGGTCGTCTCCGTCTTGTTCTGTGAAGGAAGTGCTGGCGCTCAGAGGTACGAGGCGCGCGCCTTCAGCGCGACCGGGTCGTAACCGGCCACGCGCTTGTAGTTGTCCGAGATGGCCTGCAGCTCGGCCTGGCTCACCACGTCCTCGATCTGCCCGAAGCGCTTGCCGCCCGAGCGCTCGAACACCTCGCGCAGGATCGCGTCGGGCGGGTTGCTGCGGTTGGTCAGCACCACGTTGGTGGTGGCCTTCACGCGCACGCGGTCGTAGTCTTCCAGTGCCGCGGTGCTCACGCCCAGGTCCTTGAGCGCGCCTGCGAGAAAGCGCGCGTCGATG
This region of Variovorax sp. RKNM96 genomic DNA includes:
- a CDS encoding tripartite tricarboxylate transporter substrate binding protein — protein: MRFIARTLTTLLVAASAAAAHAWPDQPITLVVPYTPGTGIDLVARQLSARLPALLGQPVIVENLAGASGNIGSEKVARAKPDGYTLMVQVNTLVMNRSLYKSLSYDPVADFAPVSLTSWGTLLLVTNPNVQKATSVAQMVSAAKAEPAKLTYATPGVGTPHHLSMALLMQGTGTDLLHVPYKGTAGAVTDLLGGRIDYMFLPVHVALQHIQVGKLKAIATGSSKRLPQLPDVPALAEAGIPTDNIDMWYGVLAPKGTPPEVVARLNKEIAAVLKQPEVAKSFESQGMVPASSTPAEFGALVKKDADRWATVVKRGNITAD